The sequence below is a genomic window from Variovorax paradoxus B4.
TCTGGTCGCGCGCGCAGGCCGACATCGACCGCATCGTCGCCATCTGGCGCGAATGCCTGAAGGCCTACGGCGGCCCCTTCCTGTTCGGCAAGCAGCCGGGCATGGCCGATGCGATGTATGCGCCGGTGGTCACGCGCTTCCTGAGCTACGACGTGCCGCTCGACAGCGTCTGCGCCGCATACTGCAAGCGCGTGATGGACCTGCCCGCCATGCAGGAGTGGGTGGCCGCCGCGAAGGAAGAACCCGAGGAAATCGACGAGCTCGACGCCGAGTTCTGATTAACAGGCCCTAACGCCGGAACATCCGCAGGTCGAGCGCGCTTTCCTCGCCGAGCCACATGGCATGCGCCGTGTGGTCGGCGAAGTCGTCGCCCGTGACCCCGTGCACGAAGATGTCGAGGCCGTTGCGATGGGCTTCGAGCCATTCGATCACCTGGTCGAACTCGGCCGCGTCGAACGCCAGCTGGCAGCTCCAGTGCGTGTGGGGCCCCACCAGCCGTTCGTGCACCCGGCCGACCACCACCATCAGTTCGCGGCCCGCCTGCTCGCACAGCTGCCTGGCCTGCGCCACGGTGGCCGGGCCGAAGTAGACGTGGGCGTGGTATTGCGGATAGAGGTTTTCGGGGCGGCGCGGCATGATCCGGTCATTGTGGACCCAACCGGAAGCGCCCGCTGTAGCGGAACACGTCGCCGAACCAGCGGTGGCGCAGCACCATCTTCATGGTGAAGCGGTCGGCATCGTGCGGGTCGGGCCGCTCCTCGACGTAGGCGGTGCCCAGCAGCAGGCCCAGCGGCAGCGGCACGCGCAGCCTGCCAAGGCGCCAGATGCAGCCGAGGTCGCGGAACACCAGCGCGCCTTCTTCCGCGCTCACGGCCAGGCGCATGCCGATGCCGAAGCGCACGTACTCGATCACCTCGCCGCCGCCCTTGGCCGCGTGCGCCATGTGCGAGCGGAAGTGAAACGGCGCGCGGCCTTCGAAGCTGAAGATGCGGTCCCAGTAGAGGCGGGCGTTGCCGGGCCGGCAGCGGTAGTGCACTTCGATCGGCACGCCGGTGCCGGTGTAGGGAACGAGTGCGCCGAACAGGCGGCCGAAGGGCATCAGCACGCGCGCCCACGGCGCGTGATGCACTTCATCCATCGTGCCGCGCACGCACACGTGGGCGTTCGAGAACGGCGCCATTGCGTAGTGCCGGCGGATCACTTCGCCGAGCTGGTCCCAGCCAGGGCCGAGCACCTGCTGGAAGACGGGCCTCGTGTCCTTCATGCGGCGGCCGCGGCGGTTTCGCTGCGCGCCTTGTAGAAGCGCAGGATGTGCTCGGAGAAGTCGCCCAGCAGGAACTGCGCCACGCGGTCGGCATACCAGTTGAAGCGCGTGCTCACGCGCCAGGAAACGTCGATGCGAAGCTCCGTGCCGCCCTCGCGCGGCGTGAGCGTGTAGGCCGAATCGCGCAGGTCGAAATAGTGGCCGCCGATGACCACGTGGTCGTCCAGCGCACCGGCGGGAAAGGAGTCGGGCGAGAAGCGGTAGCGCCACTTCACGCGCTGCAGCGGCTGCCACTCGGTGATGATTTCGTCGAAGTGCACGTCCTTTTGCCACTGCACCTTGCGCACGCGGCCTTCGGGGGTGTCTTCGGTCACGCCCGCCACCGGCATCGGCACGCCGATGCGGTAGGCCCAGGCATCGCCGACTTCACCGGGCCGGATGTCGCGCGCATCGTTGAGTTCGTGCCACACGCGCTCGGCGGGCGCGGCGATGAAGAGGGTGCGCGAGGTGCTCGAGATCTGCTCGGGGTTGGACCACCGTGGCTCGATGGCGCCGAAGACCAGCGGCAGCAAGGCGAAGCTGTAGAGCGCCGGCCTGGGCCAGTTGGTGATGCGGCAGACGATGCCCATCGCGAGGCCGCCGAGGCTGCCCATGACACTGAACAAGGGCACGATGACGATGGCACAGATCATCCCTTCGATGAAGACCAGCAGCGTGCCGACGACGAAGAGCGCGGTCGAGACCCACGGCGCCCAGATGCAGTAGCCCCAGCTGCGCCGCTCGGTGCGCTCGGCCATGTAGACCGTGACCGCGCCGCACACCGCGGGAGCGAGATAGATGAAGGAACCCAGCATGGCCGAGAAGCGCTGGCCCGGCAGGCCGCTGAAGGCAATGCGCAGAACGAGGGCCACCGCCGCGCCGACGAGCAGCGGCCAGAACCACGCGAAGGGCATGCGGCGCTTGGGCATGTCGCGCATCTGCGAAGCGTCGGCCTCGATGGGTGGGAGTTCATGGGGCCTGGTTTCTTCGGGTTCGATGCTCATGGAAGTTTCTTCTCCTCGGTGTGTTCTTTTGACTCGGAGGCCTTCAGCCGCTGCGCCTGGCCGTCACCATGCAGTAGTCGAAATCGCGCCAGAAAAGGCCCAGCACCAGCGCGCAATAGCTGGCCACGATGTGCTTGCGGCGCCAGGGGCTGAGCCTGCCGCGCGCCTTCCAGAGTTCGGCCAGCGCGAAGCGCGTGGCAAGCACCGGAATGTGCAGCGCACTGGGCGCCACGCGCCAGCGCAGCGACCGCACCTCGATCTCGTCGAATCCGTTGTCGCGCAGCGCGGCAACGAAATCGCCCTGCACGGCCAGGGTGGGCACGGCCCAGCTGTCGGCCCACAGGCGGTGCAGCCAGCCGGCGGTGCGGCCGGGATTCTGGCGCAGCAGGAAACCGTCGATCACCGCGAGCCGCGCGCCGGGCTTCAGCAGGCGGGCCGCCTCGCGCACGAAATCGGCCTTGGCCGTGCCGCTCGCGTAGCAGGCGCTTTCCACCGCCCAGGCACCATCGGCCTGTGCGGTGGGCAGGCCGGTGCGGGTGTAGTCGGCTTCGATGTGCGCCACGCGGTCGGCCACGCCGGCGCGGGCATCGAGCCGCACGGCGATGCTGTTCTGCACCGCCACGTTGGTGACCGTGACGGCATACAGAGACGGGTCGTCGCCGACCAGCGTGCGCGCGGTGGCGCCGGCGCCGCAGCCAAGGTCGACCACGCAGCGGCGCGGCGCCCTTTCCTGCAATGGCCGGGGCTCGTCGAGCTTCAGCGCGCGGCCGACGGCGCGGTTCATTTCCACCAGCATGCCTTCGCGCCGCAGCGGGTTCAGGCCGAGCCGCCAGAAGCCGAAGTGCATGTTGTAGCTGGGGCTCCACGCGCGATAGTCTTCGGCCACCTCGGTGAAATAGTCCCGCGTATCGGCCTTGGTGATGGAGGCTTCGGGCGCCGCGGGTGTCTGAGGCGCACTGCGAGCGCGAGATGGACGGAAATCGGGCTGGAAGACGTTGGGCACGAGAGCTCCTTTTTTTCAGATCCGGCAATTGCCACCGGCGCAGGTGCGAGACGACCGCGCGGCCTTGCCGGCGAGCAGGGCCACCAGCCAGTGCGGCAGCCGGTAGCGGTTGCGCGCAAGCACCGCATAGGCGCGCTCGGCCAGCGGCGCGACCAGCGGCAGGTCGAGCAGGAAACTGCCGCTCGGCAACCCGACGGCGTCGCGGCAGGCGCGGATGGCGGGAACCCCCACGAACACCTGCCCCGCTGCGTCGACGGCGTGGATCGCGGTCATCAGCGCCGCGCGCGGGGCCGGGCCGGCGTCGAATCCGGCGGGCGAGCAGTCGACGAGGTTCAGGCGGGCCGCGGAGTCACGCGCCTGCATCGCGCTCATTTCTGCCGTGCACAGGGCGCAGGCGGCATCGAAGTAGACGGTCAGAGGGTAGGCGGCGATGGTGGGCATGAGGGTTGTTTTCGTTATTTCTGTCAAAACAGAAATAATGAGGCAAAAAAAGAGAGCTCAAATCATCGGCAGGCTGGCGTGGTGGGCATCGGGGTCGTCGTCGTCCTTCTTCGGGGCCGCAGGAGTTGCCGCCTGCGCCGCATCCCCGCGAACGAACTTCTGCACGCTGGCGCCCAGCGTCAGCACCTTGTCGAGCGTGCCGGGCGAGAGCCGCAGCATTTCGTCGGCCCAGGTGGCGAGCTTGCTCATCAGATCCATGGTGGAGCGGATGCGGTCCTGCGCATCGGCAGGCTCCTTCTGGAAGTCGGGGCTGGAGACAATTTCGCGCAGCACGCGGATGGTGGGGTCGAACTCGCGCTCCTTGCGCTCGCGCACCACGGTGCGGAACAGCTCCCAGACGTCAACGCTGGTTTCGAAATAGTCACGCCGGTCGCCCAGGATGTGCGTCACGCGCACCAGGTTCCACGCCTGCAGTTCCTTCAGGCTGTTGCTCACGTTGGAGCGGGCCACGCCCAGCGTGTCGGAGAGTTCTTCCGCATGCATGGGCTTGCCATGGGCGAACAGCAGTGCGTGGATTTGCGAGACCGTGCGGTTGACGCCCCACATCGAGCCCATTTCCCCCCAGTGGAGAACGAACTTGCGTTGGATGTCGGTGAGTTCCATGCCTCGGAGTCTAGGATTTTAGAAATTTCTGTCAAGAGAGAAATGAAAAATCCAATTGCCAGCGGAAAGGGTTTGGAATACTGTGTAAACATACAGTTCTCGAAAGAAAGGATCTGCCATGCCGGCGGCCCGCATTCCCATCCATGCCATCAAGGGCCGCGGCGCGGCCACGCGCTTGGCGCACCGCTTTTCGCGCGACGAGCGCAATGCCTTCGACGACGGCTGGGGCACGCTCGAAGAACGCGCGGCCGAAGCCGAGGAGCTGCCGCCGCTCGCCACCGAAGTGCGTTTCGAGGACGTGAAGTCGGTGCTCAACGAGAACGACTCGCCCGACATTTCATTCGACCGTTCGCTCAACCCGTACCGCGGCTGCGAGCATGGCTGCATCTACTGCTTTGCCCGGCCCACGCACAGCTACCTCAATCTCTCGCCGGGGCTCGACTTCGAAACCAGGCTCATCGCCAAGCGCAACATCGTCGAGGTGCTGCGCACCGAACTCGGCCGCAAGAGCTACCGGCCCAGCCATGTCGCCATCGGCACCGCCACCGACTGCTACCAGCCCATCGAACGCGAACTGCGGCTCACCCGTTCGGTGATCGAGCTGCTGAAGGAAACGCACCATCCGTTTGCGCTGGTCACGAAATCGAGCGCGGTGGAGCGCGACCTCGACCTGATCGCCCCCATGGCCGCCGAGCACCTGGCCGCGGTGTACGTGACCGTGACCACGCTCGACGGCGAACTGGCCCGCAAGCTGGAGCCGCGCGCTGCCGCGCCACATCGGCGGCTGCGCACCATACGCACGCTGGCCGAGGCGGGCGTGCCGGTGGGGGTGAGCGTGGCGCCGCAGATTCCCTTCGTCAACGAGGACATGGAACAGGTGCTCGAAGCCGCCTGGGCCGCCGGTGCGCGCAGCGCCTTCTACACGGTGATCCGGCTGCCGTGGGAGGTGGCGCCGCTCTTCAAGGAGTGGCTCGAACTGCACTACCCGCAGCGCGCGGACCGCATCATGGCGCGCATCCACGAGATGCGCGGCGGCAAGGACTACGACGCCGACTTCGCCACCCGCATGAAGGGCTCAGGCCTCTGGGCCGACCTGATCCGCCAGCGCTTCGAGAAGGCGGCGAACCGCATCGGCTTCAACCGAGAGCGCATTGCGCTCGACCTCAGCGCGTTCCGGCCACCTGGCGCAGCGGGGCAGGGCAGCCTGTTCTAGGATCGGCCGCTACCGTGGTGTCTGTCCCGGCGAATAAAGGTTTCATAAGGAAGTAGATTCAAGTTCCGCTGATGCTCGGGGAATGTCCCGTGACTGCACCAAAAGGGGGTACGTATGAACGGGGTATGGCTGGTCGTGATGGGTGTTTCGGGCTGCGGCAAATCGAGCCTCGGCGCTGCGCTGGCGGTGGGGTTCGGGCTGCCGCTGATCGAGGGCGACGACTACCACCCGCCGGCCAATGTCGAAAAGATGAGCCGCGGCATCGCACTGACCGATGCGGACCGCGCCGGCTGGCTCGCGACGCTGGGGCAGAAGCTGGCCGCTGCGCCGCAGGGGGCGGTGTTGACCTGCTCGGCGCTCAAGCGCAGCTACCGGGAGCAGTTGCGCGCGGCAGTGCCGGGGCTGCGCTTCGTGTTCATGGAGATCGAACGCGCCGAATCCGAACGCCGCGTGGCCGCACGGGCCGGCGCGGGCGAGCACATGTTTCCGGCGAGCCTGGTCGCCAACCAGTTCGCGACGCTGGAGTCCCCGGTCGGCGAGCCGGGCGTGCTCGCGGTCGATGCGACGGCGCCGCTGGGGGCGCTGGTCGGGCAGGTCAAGGCCTGGTTGCCTGGCGGCTGACTTGTTCGGGGCTAGCCGATGACTTCCGGCCAGTTGGTATGGAAGAACTCGCCGGCGGGCTTGTCCACGCGCTCATAGGTGTGGGCTCCGAAGAAGTCCCGCTGCGCCTGCAGCAGGTTCGCCGGCAGCCGCTCGGTGCGGTAGCTGTCGTAGTAGGCCAGCGACGCGCTGAACGCCGGCACCGGAATGCCGTTGCTCACCGCCAGCGCCACCACTTCGCGCCAGTTCTGCTGCGTGCGGTTCAGGAGATCCTTGAAGAACGGATCGAGCATCAGGTTGCCCAGTGACGGGTCGGTGCGGTAGGCGTCGGTGATGCGGTTCAGGAAGCGCGCGCGGATGATGCAGCCGCCGCGCCAGATGGCCGCGATACGGCCCAGGTCGAGCTTCCACTCCTTCTTCTCGCCCATGGTCTGGATGAGGTCGAAGCCCTGCGCATAGCTGACGACCTTCGAGGCATAGAGCGCGTCGTGCACCTTGGCCACCAGCGCCTTCTTGTCGAGCGACAGTTCGATCTTCGGCCCCTGCAGCACCTTGCTGGCTGCCACGCGAGCCTTCTTCTGCGACGACAGCACGCGCGCCTCGACCGCGGCGTTGATGGTGCTGATGACCACCGCGTTCTCGGCCGCGTTGACGAGCGTCCACTGGCCCGTGCCCTTCTGGCCGGCCTTGTCGAGAATGAGGTCGACGATCGGTTGGCCCGTTTCCGGGTCTTTCTGTTCGAGCGCCTTGGCGGTGATCTGGATCAGGTAGCTCTGCAGCTCGCCGTCGTTCCATTGGTTGAAGACCGCCGCCATCTCGTCGGTGCTGAAGCCGGCGGCCTTGAACAGGCTGTAGGCCTCGCAGATCAGCTGCATGTCGCCGTACTCGATGCCGTTGTGCACCATCTTCACGTAGTGGCCCGCGCCGCCGGGGCCGATGTGGATCACGCAGGGCTCGCCGTCCACCTTGGCCGCGATGCTCTCGAAGATCGGCTTCATCACTTCCCAGGTGGAGAGCGGGCCGCCCGGCATGATCGACGGACCCTTGCGCGCGCCTTCCTCGCCGCCCGACACGCCCGCGCCGATGAAGCGCAGGCCCTTGGCCTGGAGGTAGGCGTCGCGGCGCTCGGTGTCGGTGTAGAGGCTGTTGCCGCCATCGATGACGATGTCGTCCTTGTCGAGCAGGGGAATCAGCTGCTCGATGACCTGGTCGACCGGTGCGCCGGCCTTCACCATGATCTGGATCTTGCGCGGCCTGGCGAGGCTCTGCACGAACTCCTCGAGCGTCTTCGCGCCGACCAGCTTCTTGCCGGGATTGGCGGCCACGAAGGCTTCGGTGGTGGCTTCGGTGCGGTTGTACACGCTGACCTGGAAGCCGCGGCTTTCCACGTTCAGCACCAGGTTCTGGCCCATCACGGCCAGGCCGATCAATCCGAAATCGCTCTTGTTGCTCATGGCCCTTCTTTCGTATGCGGTCGATGTGGCTGACATTGTGCCGGGCGCGCCGCGCAGCCGCAGCCACAGGCGCCTATGGCCGGGCGGGACGCAGGGGCGCCGGCGTTTCAGCCGCCGAAGAGCGCATCGAACACGCGAATGGACGCGTAGGCGTCATTGGCCGCATAGCGGATCTGCGCTTCGGTCAGCTGCCTGTTGGCCCAGTTCGAGGTGGTCGCCTTGCGCGACTTCACGAAGCGCCGGTTGAACACCAGCGCCACGGCCGCCTTCACGCCCACCGACTTGCGGTAGCCGCGGTGGCGGAACTCGCTGTCGATGTCGAACACCGCCTTCGGCTCGATGTTGAGGCGGTTGCGGATCAGCGTGAGATCGGTCGAAAGGCCGAAGCCGACCTTCCGGAGTTCGGTGGAAGCAATCAGCGTTGCGACCACCGGATTGCATTCGGTGCGGTGCAGTTGGAACAGCCAGGCTGTCTCGCGCGTTGCGAACTGCACCACGTGCGGGCCGCCCGAGACCTCGTTCTTCGCGAAGGTGGGCTTGGATTCGGTGTCGAAGCCGGCGACGCCGGCGGCCAGCAATGCGGCGGCGGCATGTTCGGCGTCCTGCAGCGTGGAAATGACCACGATGTCTTTCAGGCCCAGGCCCTCGAAGGGTTCGAGCAGCGCGATCTGCTCGCGCTCGGGAAGGGGCGGCAACGCGGGAGGGTTGTCGCTCACGAGGAGGCTGCTTTCTTTTTCTTCTTCACTGGGGCTTTCCTGGCAGGAGTTTTTTGGGCGGCAGCCGCGGTCTTTTTCTTCTTCGGAGGCTGGCCTGAACGCAGAGCCGCTTCATAGGCACGGCGGCCCCAGAGCGCGGCTTCCTCACGGTCTTCGAAAAGATCGGCCGGGGCCAGCCGGTATGACATCGGCATCGCCTTGCCTTCGCGCACATAGGTGAAGGGCGGCAGGTTCTGCTTGTCGAAATGCTCGGCGCTGCCGGCATCGGCCTTGAGGTAGAGCGTGTCCTTGGCGACGAGCGCGATCATGCGGCCCTCGTGCCATACGCCATGCCCGCCGAACATGCGGCGCGTTTCGATGCGGCCGAGGCGCTCGAAGATTTCGTGCAGGCTCTGTACGAATGCGCTCATCGTGCGGGGGTTGCGGAGGAGGGCCTGACGGGCGTCGATGTCTGCGCACCGACCACGGTGTTCCAGGCGTTCACGCGCCAACCCGTGACGATGCCGTGGCGCACGTAGGGGTCGGCCTTGGCAAAGGCTGCGGGCACATCGGCCGAGCCGGCTTCGAACAGCAGCACCGCACCATCGGGCGGGTCGGACGTGGCGCCGCCGAGCAGCAGCTCGCCGCGCTCCACGGCCTGCCACGCAAGCGCAAGGTGCGCATCGCGGAATTCGCCGCGGCGTTCGAGGTAGTCGGGTGCGGTGTCGTAAATCAGCAGGTGGTGCATGGTGGCTCCTCGCGGCGCTCAGGCCGTGATCTCGATGCGGTTGCCGTCGGGGTCGAGCACCACGCTTTCGTAGTAGCCGTCGCCGGTGCGGCGCGGGCCGTCGAGCAGCGGGTAGCCATCCGACTTCAGCCGTTGCGTCAGTTCGTCGACCGCAGTCTCCGACCCCACGCTGATGGCCAGGTGCGTCCATCCCATGCGCTGCGCGCCGGCCTCGGCCGTTACAGGCGAGAGGGCGCTGGTCGTCATCGCCTCGATGCGGGCGCCATCGCCCAGGCTCAGGAAGCAGGACGCAAAGCCCTTGGCCGGATTGACATAGCCCGCACCGGCCGTGGCGCCGAAGTAGTCGGTGTAGAAGCGCTTGCAGCGTTCGAGATCGGTGGTCCAGAGGGCAATGTGATCGATGCGCATGAAGAAACCGAGGGAAGGAGAGCGCTCAGCCAATACGTCGCGACTGTGGTGGCGGGCGCGCCGGATACCAATGGTAGGCGACCCGTTCGCGTCCGCTGGCCGGGTGCCGGTCGACCGCGCCGCGCACGAGGCCGTAGCGTTCGTAGAAGCGCTGCGCCGCGGTGTTGCTGGTGGCCACGTGGAGCTTCCAGCCCTGCGGCATGCGCACGCTGGCTTCGTCGAGCAGCGCCTGCCCGAGGCCCTGGTTGCGAAGATGAGGCTCGACGAACAGCTGCGCCACGTATTCGCGCCGCGCCAGCAGCACCATGAAGGCGAGCACCTGGCCCTCGCGTTCGGCCAGCACCACGTCGGCGGGCGGCACGAATTCGGTTTGCACGCGCCGCAGCCAATGCGTGATCGGCTCGATGACGGCGGCATTCCGGTTGGCCGCAATCCAGGCGCGGCGCCAGATGCCGGCCAGCACCAGGCTCTCTTCGGCGGCACCGTCGCGGGACCGCAATTGGAAGGCGGGAATCTGTGCTGCGGACATACGCCCCATGATAAGCCGCCCGTCTGCCACGGTCGATCAGCCGCGCAGCGTTTGCGCGTGGTGCGCGATGTGGTCCGCCATGAAAGTCTGGATGAAGTAGTAGCCGTGGTCGTAGCCCGCGTGGCGGCGCAATGTGAGCGGTTGGCCGGCGGCAAAGCAGGCGGCCTCGAAGGCTTCGGGGAGCAGCTGCTCGGCAAGGAATTTGTCGGCCAGCCCCTGGTCGATCAGTATGCCTTGCGGATAGGGCGCGGCAGTCTGCGATTTCATGAGCGCGCTGGCGTCGTGCGCGAGCCATTGCGCGCGGTCGTCGCCGGGCTCGCCCAGGTAGCCGCCCAACGCTTTTTCGCCCCACGGGCATTGCGTGGGCGCGCAGATGGGCGCGAACGCCGACAGCGACTTGAAGCGCCCCGGATGCCGCAGCGCCAGGGTGAGTGCACCGTGGCCGCCCATCGAATGGCCGAAGATGCCCAGATGCTGGTCGTCGATGGCGAAGTGCCGTCCCACCAAGGGCAGCAGCTCGTGCACGATCCAGCTTTCCATGCGCCAGTGGGTGGACCAGGGGGCTTCGGTGGCATCGAGGTAGAAGCCCGCGCCAATGCCGAAGTCCCAGTTGGCGGTGGCGCCGGGCAGGCCTTCGGCAATGCTCCCGCGCGGGCTGGTGTCGGGCGCGATCAACGCCAGGCCCAGGCTGGCGGCCATGCGCTGCGCGCCGGCCTTCACTGCAAAGGTCTCTTCGTTGCAGGTCAGCCCCGCCAGGTAGAGCAGGGCCGGCACGCGCTCGTGCGTGGCCTGCGGCGGCAGGTAGACCGAAAAGCGCATCGGCAGGCCGATCTCGTGCGAGGCGTGCTCGTGGAAGCTCTGCACGCCGCCGAAGGCGTGGTGCTCGGAAAGGGTCTTGAGGGTGTCGGTCATCGGGCGGTGTTGTTGTGCAGTGCGGACACGAGTTCGAGCACGGCGTCGGCAAAAATGCGCGGCGCCTCCTGCGGCATGTTGTGCCCCGCGCCGGGCACCAGCCGGTGCGAGCGCGAGCCGCTGAAGCGGAGCGCATGGGCCGAGGCGTCGGCGGGCGGGCGCACACCGTCGTCGATGCCGTCGAAGGTGATGGCGGGCACGGCGATCGCGGGCTGCGCTGCGAGGCGGCGTTCGATGTCCGCGTACGCCGGGTCGCCCGGAACGAGGCCGAAGCGATGCCGGTACGAGTGGATCACCACGTCGACGAAATCGGGGTGGTCGAAGGCGGCGGCGCTGCGCTCGAAGGTGGCGTCGTCGAACTTCCAGGTGGGCGACCAGAGCTGCCACAGCAGCCGCGTGAGCGCCCTGCGGTCCTTCGCGAGGCCGGCGCGGCCGCGCTCGCTGTGGAAGTAGTACTGGTACCAGAGGCTGTGCTCGTTTGCCGGCGTGTCCGGCTCCATCGCCTTGGCGATGTTCTGGATGTTGTAGCTGTTGAGCGAGACCAGGCCCGCGCAGCGCTCGGGCCACAGCGCCGCCACCACGCAGGCGGCGCGGCCGCCCCAGTCGTAGCCGGCGAGCACCGCGCGTTCGATCTTCAGCGCGTCGAGCAGCGCGAGCAGGTCGGCGCCGAACGCCGCCTGCTCGCCCGAGCGCGGCGTGGCATCGCTCAGGAAGCGGGTGGCGCCGTAGCCGCGCATGTACGGAATGATCACGCGGCAGCCCTGCCCGGCGAGCATCGGCGCGACTTCCGCGTAGGTGTGGACGTCGTACGGAAAGCCGTGCATCAGCAGCACGGGCGGGCCGCCCGAGGGACCCGTTTCGTAGTAGGCGACCTCGAGGACGCCCGCCTCGATCCTGCGCAAGGGCTCCATGCGGTTCATGGCGGGCGTTCTCCTCGAGGGCTAGTAAAGAACCACGCCGCGAATGGATTCGCCGCGCTTCATCAGGTCGAAGCCCTTGTTGATGTCTTCCAGCGGCATGGTGTGCGTGATCAGGTCGTCGATGTTGATCTTGCCTTCCATGTACCAGTCGACGATCTTCGGCACGTCGGTGCGCCCGCGCGCGCCGCCGAAGGCCGAGCCTTCCCACTTGCGGCCCGTGACGAGCTGGAACGGCCGCGTGCTGATCTCCGCACCGGCCTCGGCCACGCCGATGATGATGCTTCGGCCCCAGCCCTTGTGCGTGCATTCGAGCGCCTGGCGCATCACCTTGGTGTTGCCGATGCACTCGAAGCTGTAGTCGGCGCCGCCGTCGGTCAGCTGCACGATCGCATCGACGATGTTCTCGTGTTCCTTCGGGTTGAGGAAGTGCGTCATGCCGAACTTGCGCGCCATCGCCTCGCGCTCGGGGTTCAGGTCGACGCCGATGATCTTGTCGGCGCCCACCATCTTGGCGCCCTGGATCACGTTCAGGCCGATGCCGCCGAGGCCGAACACCACCACGTTGGCGCCGGCTTCCACCTTGGCGGTGAAGATCACCGCGCCGATGCCGGTGGTGACGCCGCAGCCGATGTAGCAGACCTTGTCGAAGGGCGCGTCCTCGCGGATCTTGGCCAGCGAGATCTCGGGCGCGACCGTGTAGTTGCTGAAGGTGCTCGTGCCCATGTAGTGGAAGATGGGCTTGCCGTCCAGGCTGAAGCGGCTGGTGGCGTCGGGCATCAGGCCCTTGCCCTGCGTGCCGCGGATCAGCTGGCACAGGTTGGTCTTGCGCGACAGGCAGAACTTGCACTGGCGGCATTCGGGCGTGTACAGCGGAATGACGTGGTCGCCCTTTTTCAGCGTGGTGACGCCGGGGCCCACGTCGACCACGATGCCCGCGCCCTCATGGCCGAGGATGGCGGGGAAGATGCCTTCGGGGTCGGCGCCCGAGAGCGTGTAGTAGTCGGTGTGGCAGATGCCGGTGGCCTTGATCTCGACCAGCACCTCGCCGAATTTCGGCCCTTCGAGGTCCACGGTTTCGATGGTGAGCGGGGCTCCGGATTTCCAGGCGACGGCAGCTTTGGTTTTCATGGCGCTTCAGGGCAAAGGGAGGAAGGATAGCGAGGCTCGCGTTCAGGCCGGCCCGGCAGCAAAGATACCCGACATTCCGATGAAGCCGGGCAGGTGGCGAAAGTTCCAGATCCAGCTTCGCAGGGCGGGGTATTCGTCCAGCGAAATACCGCCTTCGCCGGCCAGTGCCGCATAGGGAAAGCAGGCCAGGTCGGCCACGGTCGCCTGCGGGCCGGCCAGCCACTGACGGCCCTCGCTGGCGCGCTCGGCCAGGTGGTCGTCCAGCAGGCGGAAGGCTGCGTGTGCGCCGCGCCGGCAGGCCTCGATGTCGATGTTCTCGTAGCCGAAGGCGTCGTGCAGCCGCGCGGCCGAGGCGGTGCGGGTGAGCTCGTCGGCAATCGCGAACCACATCGCGACCTGGCCGCGCAGCTGCGGATCATCCGGGTACCAGCGGCCCTGCGCGTCGTGCCTGCTCGCGAGATAGACCAGGATGGCCTGCGCGTCGCGCAGCACGAAGCCGTCGTCGTCGATCACCGGAAGCTGGCCCAGCGGGTTGATGCTCGCCAGGAACGCGGCCGACCTGTGCTCGCGGCCGGGATGGAAGTCGACCGGCACGCTCTGGTAGTCGACGCCGAGCCACGCGAGCATCTGCC
It includes:
- a CDS encoding DOPA 4,5-dioxygenase family protein; its protein translation is MPRRPENLYPQYHAHVYFGPATVAQARQLCEQAGRELMVVVGRVHERLVGPHTHWSCQLAFDAAEFDQVIEWLEAHRNGLDIFVHGVTGDDFADHTAHAMWLGEESALDLRMFRR
- a CDS encoding DUF4166 domain-containing protein; amino-acid sequence: MKDTRPVFQQVLGPGWDQLGEVIRRHYAMAPFSNAHVCVRGTMDEVHHAPWARVLMPFGRLFGALVPYTGTGVPIEVHYRCRPGNARLYWDRIFSFEGRAPFHFRSHMAHAAKGGGEVIEYVRFGIGMRLAVSAEEGALVFRDLGCIWRLGRLRVPLPLGLLLGTAYVEERPDPHDADRFTMKMVLRHRWFGDVFRYSGRFRLGPQ
- a CDS encoding SRPBCC family protein, producing MSIEPEETRPHELPPIEADASQMRDMPKRRMPFAWFWPLLVGAAVALVLRIAFSGLPGQRFSAMLGSFIYLAPAVCGAVTVYMAERTERRSWGYCIWAPWVSTALFVVGTLLVFIEGMICAIVIVPLFSVMGSLGGLAMGIVCRITNWPRPALYSFALLPLVFGAIEPRWSNPEQISSTSRTLFIAAPAERVWHELNDARDIRPGEVGDAWAYRIGVPMPVAGVTEDTPEGRVRKVQWQKDVHFDEIITEWQPLQRVKWRYRFSPDSFPAGALDDHVVIGGHYFDLRDSAYTLTPREGGTELRIDVSWRVSTRFNWYADRVAQFLLGDFSEHILRFYKARSETAAAAA
- a CDS encoding SAM-dependent methyltransferase; this encodes MPNVFQPDFRPSRARSAPQTPAAPEASITKADTRDYFTEVAEDYRAWSPSYNMHFGFWRLGLNPLRREGMLVEMNRAVGRALKLDEPRPLQERAPRRCVVDLGCGAGATARTLVGDDPSLYAVTVTNVAVQNSIAVRLDARAGVADRVAHIEADYTRTGLPTAQADGAWAVESACYASGTAKADFVREAARLLKPGARLAVIDGFLLRQNPGRTAGWLHRLWADSWAVPTLAVQGDFVAALRDNGFDEIEVRSLRWRVAPSALHIPVLATRFALAELWKARGRLSPWRRKHIVASYCALVLGLFWRDFDYCMVTARRSG
- a CDS encoding thiol-disulfide oxidoreductase DCC family protein, giving the protein MPTIAAYPLTVYFDAACALCTAEMSAMQARDSAARLNLVDCSPAGFDAGPAPRAALMTAIHAVDAAGQVFVGVPAIRACRDAVGLPSGSFLLDLPLVAPLAERAYAVLARNRYRLPHWLVALLAGKAARSSRTCAGGNCRI
- a CDS encoding GbsR/MarR family transcriptional regulator, which produces MELTDIQRKFVLHWGEMGSMWGVNRTVSQIHALLFAHGKPMHAEELSDTLGVARSNVSNSLKELQAWNLVRVTHILGDRRDYFETSVDVWELFRTVVRERKEREFDPTIRVLREIVSSPDFQKEPADAQDRIRSTMDLMSKLATWADEMLRLSPGTLDKVLTLGASVQKFVRGDAAQAATPAAPKKDDDDPDAHHASLPMI
- a CDS encoding PA0069 family radical SAM protein is translated as MPAARIPIHAIKGRGAATRLAHRFSRDERNAFDDGWGTLEERAAEAEELPPLATEVRFEDVKSVLNENDSPDISFDRSLNPYRGCEHGCIYCFARPTHSYLNLSPGLDFETRLIAKRNIVEVLRTELGRKSYRPSHVAIGTATDCYQPIERELRLTRSVIELLKETHHPFALVTKSSAVERDLDLIAPMAAEHLAAVYVTVTTLDGELARKLEPRAAAPHRRLRTIRTLAEAGVPVGVSVAPQIPFVNEDMEQVLEAAWAAGARSAFYTVIRLPWEVAPLFKEWLELHYPQRADRIMARIHEMRGGKDYDADFATRMKGSGLWADLIRQRFEKAANRIGFNRERIALDLSAFRPPGAAGQGSLF
- a CDS encoding gluconokinase, giving the protein MNGVWLVVMGVSGCGKSSLGAALAVGFGLPLIEGDDYHPPANVEKMSRGIALTDADRAGWLATLGQKLAAAPQGAVLTCSALKRSYREQLRAAVPGLRFVFMEIERAESERRVAARAGAGEHMFPASLVANQFATLESPVGEPGVLAVDATAPLGALVGQVKAWLPGG